The Anolis carolinensis isolate JA03-04 chromosome 2, rAnoCar3.1.pri, whole genome shotgun sequence genome has a window encoding:
- the atosb gene encoding atos homolog protein B: MRHINTESALPQECRTGTSREEEEDEEEEEEGEEEGTPCPWRRPHGVLMGHGPPELTCQKVYQVSIFSPLAGCSHPPEHRAPGRQPVKRPCPEPQRLAEDGEWDAKRGLWEGDDAIEDGLLVDDLSLGGSAQHFSHSGLRVVEHRREGSPGRPCGGGGGGPTRTRGGHAAASADSATAPHGPCTPCDTLHTTTRDCAPASPGGHSSTSGNEGGGSGGSTPHLSRHCLLLDPDLHNLAHPAPPGEPDSEHTQPGTSEALAEHGPGTSPGLGSAEKTPCSSARLLGGNGRSCPAKRKLLPAAEGAAETGSEDEGPPPSRKKRAPHSPAVPASCRSTDAKGAPFWNHLLPAAKGSANSGPGNCQLKTGLRLKQRSLRSSLRRASTGSRSPPSPWATTSTSRALLGNFEESMLKGRFPPSGRIEGFTAEIGASGSYCPQHATLPVEVTYFDIAEHNAPSPFLGVINLEALGKKGYSIPKTGTIQVTLFNPNKTVVKMFLVTYDFHDMPANHITFLRHRIFLVPVEEEAQGGGPVVSEPPRRVLCYLMHLRFHSSKSGKIYLHDNIRLLFSRKSIEIDSGIPYELKSFTELPRNPCYSPRA; encoded by the exons ATGCGGCACATCAACACGGAGTCGGCCCTCCCCCAGGAGTGCAGGACTGGCACGagccgggaggaggaggaagatgaggaggaggaggaggaaggagaggaggaagggacGCCGTGCCCCTGGCGCCGGCCCCATGGCGTTCTGATGGGCCATGGGCCGCCAGAGCTGACGTGCCAGAAGGTCTACCAGGTGTCCATTTTCTCCCCGCTGGCCGGCTGCTCCCATCCTCCGGAGCACAGGGCCCCTGGGCGACAGCCAGTCAAGCGTCCGTGCCCAGAGCCCCAGCGACTGGCCGAGGATGGCGAGTGGGATGCCAAGCGCGGCCTCTGGGAAGGGGACGATGCCATCGAAGATGGGCTCCTGGTGGACGACCTCTCCTTGGGGGGCTCCGCACAGCACTTCTCCCACAGCGGCCTCCGGGTGGTGGAGCACCGGAGAGAAGGCAGCCCTGGCCGGCcttgtggaggaggaggaggaggccccacCAGGACCCGAGGGGGGCATGCCGCAGCCTCCGCTGACAGTGCCACCGCCCCACACGGGCCCTGCACACCTTGCGACACTTTGCACACGACGACGAGAGACTGCGCCCCGGCCTCGCCCGGAGGTCACTCCTCCACCTCCGGAAACGAGGGGGGCGGCAGCGGTGGCAGCACCCCTCACCTCAGCCGCCACTGTTTACTACTTGATCCTGATTTGCACAACTTAGCACACCCAGCCCCGCCGGGGGAACCAGACAGCGAGCACACCCAGCCCGGCACCTCGGAGGCGCTGGCGGAGCACGGCCCCGGCACTTCCCCAGGGCTGGGCTCGGCTGAGAAGACCCCCTGCTCCAGCGCTAGGCTCCTGGGAGGCAACGGCAGGAGTTGCCCCGCCAAGCGGAAGCTGCTCCCTGCGGCCGAGGGGGCTGCGGAGACGGGCTCCGAGGACGAGGGGCCTCCGCCTTCACGGAAGAAGAGGGCCCCACACAGCCCCGCCGTTCCCGCCTCCTGCCGCAGCACCGATGCCAAGGGAGCCCCGTTCTGGAACCACCTACTTCCGGCAGCCAAG GGCTCGGCAAATAGTGGTCCTGGCAACTGTCAGCTGAAGACTGGGTTGCGTCTCAAACA GAGATCCCTCCGCAGCAGCCTCCGTAGGGCTTCAACGGGCAGCCGGTCCCCTCCGAGCCCCTGGGCCACCACCTCCACCAGCCGGGCCCTTCTGGGGAACTTCGAG gAGTCCATGCTGAAGGGCCGCTTCCCGCCATCTGGCCGCATTGAGGGCTTCACCGCGGAGATCGGGGCCAGCGGCTCTTACTGCCCACAACATGCTACTCTGCCGGTGGAGGTCACCTACTTCGACATAGCGGAGCACAATGCCCCCTCGCCTTTCCTG gGCGTCATTAACTTGGAAGCTCTGGGAAAGAAGGGTTACAGCATCCCCAAGACGGGCACCATCCAAGTG acCTTATTCAACCCCAACAAGACAGTGGTGAAGATGTTCCTGGTGACCTACGACTTCCATGACATGCCCGCCAACCACATCACCTTCCTGCGCCATCGCATATTCCTGGTTCCCGTGGAGGAGGAGGCGCAGGGAGGCGGCCCGGTCGTCAGTGAGCCCCCCCGGAGGGTGCTCTGCTACCTGATGCACCTGCG GTTCCACAGCTCCAAGTCGGGGAAGATCTACTTGCACGACAACATCCGCCTGCTCTTCTCCCGCAAGTCCATCGAGATCGACTCGGGGATCCCTTACGAGCTGAAGTCCTTCACGGAGCTGCCCCGCAACCCTTGCTACTCCCCACGGGCCTGA